Genomic window (Streptomyces sp. NBC_01431):
CGCCCCGGACCAGGGTCACTCTATCGGCCCTATGCCCAGTCGATGCCGCGGTCGGCGAGCTGGGCGAGCTGTTCACTGTTCAGCTTGTCGCGGCGGCTCTTCTGGTTCGAGATCCATACGCCGAGTCGTACGTTGTGGTCCTGGCCGTCGATGACGACGGGTTCGGTGTGCTGACGCGGGATCACGGTGCGCTGCTCACGGTCGATGTACTGGGCGAGTGCGGCCAGGCCGCGCCGGAACCCCGCGGCGCCCCGCGCAGCTCCGGCCGCCGCGGTTCCGCTCTTCGAGCCGTTCGACGTCGATGTCGTTTTGAGGGTCGGGGCGGGGGCCGCCTCGATGCCGAGCGCGCCGAGTCGGGTCTGCTGCTCGGCGTTGAGGCGGTGCCAGTCGCGCCGTTGGCGGGTGAGCCAGCGTCCAATGTCGTCGCCGCGCCAGGTCACCCCGGGCACGATCTCTGCCACGTGCGCCCCCGCGTTCAGCAGGGCCTGGAGGCCGACGTGGTGGCGCTGCCAATCGACTGTCCACCCGAGCTGGGCGGGGTTCCATTCCGGGTCGACCGCGGCGAGTTGCTCGGCGCGGACCTTGGCGCGCTTGGGGTCCTTGCCGAGTCCGTCGGGGCGCCGGCAGTTGGTGAGCCA
Coding sequences:
- a CDS encoding helicase associated domain-containing protein — translated: MYTADAGFTENLAAARAYLAEAGTLAVPRHATALDKPVGQWLTNCRRPDGLGKDPKRAKVRAEQLAAVDPEWNPAQLGWTVDWQRHHVGLQALLNAGAHVAEIVPGVTWRGDDIGRWLTRQRRDWHRLNAEQQTRLGALGIEAAPAPTLKTTSTSNGSKSGTAAAGAARGAAGFRRGLAALAQYIDREQRTVIPRQHTEPVVIDGQDHNVRLGVWISNQKSRRDKLNSEQLAQLADRGIDWA